DNA sequence from the Scophthalmus maximus strain ysfricsl-2021 chromosome 1, ASM2237912v1, whole genome shotgun sequence genome:
CTAGAGTTCAGCTCGCTGCACGCCGGCctgacgcacgcacacgcacacgggaAGATGATGGTGAGGTCATGTGAGTTCATGTGAGTTCATGTGAGGTCAAAGACAATGGGGAGCACAGAGATGTGTTCAAtgtcaggctgctgctgttggatgTGTCAGCATCTCAGATCCGTATCCAAGACTTTGACCTCatttctcacacagacacacacacactcacacacacacatagatacacacacacacacacacagtcacactcacagacacacacacacacacacacagaacacatgttttttaaacatccccagctgctgttgttgtttaattgtgtgtgtgtgtttgtgtgtgtgtgtgtgtgtgtgtgtgtgtgtgtgtatgtgtgtgtgtgtgtgtgtgtgtgtgtgtgtgtgtgtgtgtgtgtgtgtgtgtgtgtgtgtgtgtgtgtgtgtgtgtgtgtgcgcgcagatCAATGAAAACGGCCTCATGATTCCTGTTAAAGGTAAAAACACTTACCAACCACAATCTTCTCAAACTTTATTAACAACGTCAGACGTGACGATCTTCATCCTGCTCTGTGTCAGTGtcggggggggaggagggggacgtggtggtggtggcgtcACAGCTCAATGGTTACGGCGTCTGGGACGGGGGTGTGGCTCAGGGCGGGGATCTACTGGACGGGTGGgaaggccccgccccctcgctgctcttcctctgggTGACGGACGCTCAGGCCAACCTACTGCAGCGAGAGCTGTCGGCCCTGAGaggaagccccgccccctcaggtGAACACTGattatattcatattgattatatattgATCACTTGTGTTAACAGAAGAAATGTTAGTTCAACACTAATCAACTTGATCAAAtctcctccctgactcctccctgtctcctcgTCTGCTCCCTGACGCCTCCCTgactcctcctgtctcctccctgactcctccctgtctcctcgtctcctccctgactcctcccTGTCGCCTCCCTGTATCCTCCCTGTCGCCTCCTGACTCCTCCTGTCTTCTCCCTGTCGCCTcctgtctcttcctgtctcctccctgtctctccctgtcacctcctgactcctccctgtctcctccctgactcctcctgtctcctcgtctcctccctgactcctccttgtctcctcctcatcgcctccctgtgtcctcctgtctcctcgtctcctccctgactcctccctgtcttctcgtctcctccctgactcctccctgtcgcctcctgactcctcctgtctcctccctgactcctccctgtcgcctcctgtctcctccctgtctcctccctgactcctcctgtctcctcgtctcctccctgactcctccctgtcttctcgtctcctccctgactcctccctgtcgcctcctgtctcctccctgtctcctccctgactcctcctgtctcctcgtctcctccctgactcctccttgtctcctcctcatcgcctccctgtgtcctcctgactccttgtttcctcttgtctctctgtgtcctcctcgtCGCCTCCTGACTCCTCCGTGTCCCCTCCTCGTCGCCTCCTGACTCCTCCCTGtcgcctcctgtctcctccctgactcctccctgtcgcctcctgtctcctccctgtcccctccctgactcctcctgtctcctcgtctcctccctgactcctccttgtctcctcctcatcgcctccctgtgtcctcctgtctcctcgtctcctccctgactcctccctgtctcctccctgactcctcctgtctcctcctgtctcctccctgactcctcctgactcctccGTGTCCCCTCCCTGTGTCCCCCTGACTCCTcgtttcctcttgtctcctccatgtctcctcctcgtctcctccctgactCTTCCTTGTCTCCTCCTGATTCCTCCTTTTCGCCTTCCTGTGTCCTCCTGACTCCTcgtttcctcttgtctccttgtctcctccatgtctcctcctcgtctcctccctgactcctccttgtctcctcccgATTCCTCCTTTTCGCCTCCCTGTGTCCCCCTGACTCCTcgtttcctcttgtctcctccatgtctcctcctcgtctcctccctgactCTTCCTTGTCTCCTCCTGATTCCTCCTTTTCGCCTTCCTGTGTCCTCCTGACTCCTcgtttcctcttgtctccttgtctcctccatgtctcctcctcgtctcctccctgactcctccttgtctcctcccgATTCCTCCTTTTCGCCTCCCTGTGTCCTCCTGACTCCTcgtttcctcttgtctcctcgtctcctccttgtctcctccatgcctcttcctcgtctcctccctgtctcctcctcgtctcctccctcactcctcctcgtCGCTTCCTGACTCCTCCTTGTGTCCTCCCtgtctccttgtttcctcttgtctacatgtctcctcctcgtcgcctCCTGACTCCTCCTTGTGTCCTCCCTTTGGCCTCACTGTCGCCTCCTGACTCCTcatttcctcctgtctccttgtctcttccctgtctcctcctgccatccctgtctcctcctggtctcttccctgtctcctcctgtcatccctgtctcctcctggtCTCCTCAGGTGTGTCGTGCTCCTTCCTCCTGTTGGTGTTgacggagcagctgcagcagctccaggtcgCCCTGTTGGCCTCCATCCTGGACATGGAGGAGTACCAGAAGggacgctcctcctcctcgtcctcctcatcccctctgGACTGGACCGACGGGCTGTTGCTCCTCCACACATGTCCTCCTCCTTTGGACCAGCACCTCCTCAGCCTGCTGGGTCACTGGTCGTccggtcagcagcagcagccgcttCCTGCTCGGTGAGTCAAGTGTTTGACCTGTGACCTGGAGAAGGTTCTTGATTAAACCCTTTGTTTGGTCTGCAGGTTGATCCAGTACCCGGCGGCGCCTTGTAGGGGGCGTATCACGGTGAACAAGGAGGACCTGGCTTGTTTGGACGCCGGCCAGTTCCTCAATGACGTCATCATCGACTTCTACCTCAAGTCAGTCTCACACTTCTTCTGTggtgttgtagttgtagttcCTCTGGTcacctgactcctccccctccaggttCCTCCTCCTGGAAGGCGGTGGCGGCTGCGTGGCTGAGCGGAGTCACGTCttcagcagcttcttcttcaaACAGCTGAGCAGGCGGCGAGCCCCCGGAGAGGATGACGCCCCCTCGCTCCCGTGAGACCAACCGTCCAATCAGGGAGCTCCTCGCTGACCGTGTGTTGTATCACTAAAGTTTGACTCTGGTTGTTTCAGCGATCGTCACATGAGACATCGGAGGGTGAAGACGTGGACTCGACACATGGACATCTTCAGGAAGGACTACCTGTTCGTGCCTGTCAATCAAGAGTAAATGATACATATATCTGATGttttcatccagatgtttggATCCAGATGTTGACGTGTCAAGTGTTTCAGGTCTCACTGGTTCCTGGTGGTCGTCTGCTTCCCGGGTCTGGAGGACGTTCAGTACCAAGAATGTCACAGCTCCACAGGTGACACctgtctcatctgtctgtcgtctcacctgtctgtcgtCTCAcatgtctcacctgtctgtcatctCACAGGTTCATCAGAGAGAACGACGGGAAAAGGAGGCCTGAGACCACCACCTCCAGTAAACACTACGCgttactgtactctactgtacaaCACTACACGTTACTGCACAACACTACACATtgctgtactctactgtacaaAACTGCACGTTACTGAGCAACACTTCACATtgctgtactctactgtacaaCACTGCACGTTACTGAGCAACACTACACATtgctgtactctactgtacaaCACTACACGTTACTGTACAACACTACAtgttactgtactttactgcacaacactacacattgctgtactctactgtacaaCGCTACACGTTACTGTACATCATGTCACATTACTGTAGTATACTGTACAACACTACATGTTATTGTACAACACTACATGTTACTGTACTTTATTGTACATCACTACACATTACTGTACACTACATGTTACTGCACTTTACTGTGCACCACTAAACATgactgtactctactgtacaaCACTACACGTTACTGCACTTTACTGTGCACCACTAAACATgactgtactctactgtacaaCACTACACGTTACTGTACTCTACTATGCACCACTACACgttactgtactctactgtacaaCACTACACATTACTGTACTCTACTGCACTTTACTACACGTTACTGTACAACGCTAGTCTCCCCTGTGGTCAATAGGGTTAACCCTTGTATTGATTACGTGTTCTGTAGGAGTGCACGGATCTCGGCCGCCACAGGGACACGGTGATGAAGAGGTGAGTCATCACAACACAACCTCACCTGGTTCACTGTGACCTCCTGACCCCTCGTGACCTTGTCTCACTCTTCTTCAGACCCTGCATCCTCGTCATGGACTCACTGAAGCTGACGGACCACGAGGACGTCTGCAGACTCATCAGAGGGTGAGTGTCCTGATGGTGTGGACTGTTCAGGGGGTTCTGGTGCTGATGGTGTGGACTGTTCAGGGGGTTCAGAGGGTTCTGGTCCTGATGGTGTGGACTGTTCAGGGGGTTCTGGTCCTGATGTTGTGGACTGCTCAGGGGGTTGTGGTCCTGATGGTGTGGACTGTTCAGGGGGTTCAGAGGGTTCTGGTCCTGATGTTGTGGACTGTTCAGGGAGTTCTGGTCCTGATGGTGTGGACTGTTCAGGGGGTTCAGAGGGTTCTGGTCCTGATGTTGTGGACTGTTCAGGTACCTGCAGGTGGAGTGGGACGTCCGCATGAAGACGCGCCGTCTCTTCTCTCGTGACTcgatgaggagcagca
Encoded proteins:
- the senp7b gene encoding sentrin-specific protease 7b isoform X1, which encodes MASQFKIPKKKLSSDFDSAHTHLQSPLSYLQGPAPQDYGTQSGRRGADRVHAGNAAGWSTDRRRDQVKTLLGLNSPDRGGASAANHRAPGSWRSQPQSGQRRRATASTSNGWRPKRASDRLLGAEHPSPPPKKSVDPSDSSTGSVSVVTVDSLAELRGEVHAGSLVARTQRTRQNDAEGENHNSSEDDFLSPTKTFVHRPPISSVWRRSLDRPAWTSTSTSTGTSQKEDGTREDRDRKSDPQPRLNKQTPAEPILLSSEEDEEEEDVMTSQSSSSSRQEEESRLPLAPQTLARRPEGGHDRPPPPFLQLEFSSLHAGLTHAHAHGKMMINENGLMIPVKVSGGEEGDVVVVASQLNGYGVWDGGVAQGGDLLDGWEGPAPSLLFLWVTDAQANLLQRELSALRGSPAPSGVSCSFLLLVLTEQLQQLQVALLASILDMEEYQKGRSSSSSSSSPLDWTDGLLLLHTCPPPLDQHLLSLLGHWSSGQQQQPLPARLIQYPAAPCRGRITVNKEDLACLDAGQFLNDVIIDFYLKFLLLEGGGGCVAERSHVFSSFFFKQLSRRRAPGEDDAPSLPDRHMRHRRVKTWTRHMDIFRKDYLFVPVNQESHWFLVVVCFPGLEDVQYQECHSSTGSSERTTGKGGLRPPPPECTDLGRHRDTVMKRPCILVMDSLKLTDHEDVCRLIRGYLQVEWDVRMKTRRLFSRDSMRSSSCRVPQQDNSSDCGVYLLQYVHSFLQNPVVHFDLPLRLDGWFPRQQVRQKREEIRNVILRLHRNKSQ
- the senp7b gene encoding sentrin-specific protease 7b isoform X2, whose product is MASQFKIPKKKLSSDFDSAHTHLQSPLSYLQGPAPQDYGTQSGRRGADRVHAGNAAGWSTDRRRDQVKTLLGLNSPDRGGASAANHRAPGSWRSQPQSGQRRRATASTSNGWRPKRASDRLLGAEHPSPPPKKSVDPSDSSTGSVSVVTVDSLAELRGEVHAGSLVARTQRTRQNDAEGENHNSSEDDFLSPTKTFVHRPPISSVWRRSLDRPAWTSTSTSTGTSQKEDGTREDRDRKSDPQPRLNKQTPAEPILLSSEEDEEEEDVMTSQSSSSSRQEEESRLPLAPQTLARRPEGGHDRPPPPFLQLEFSSLHAGLTHAHAHGKMMINENGLMIPVKVSGGEEGDVVVVASQLNGYGVWDGGVAQGGDLLDGWEGPAPSLLFLWVTDAQANLLQRELSALRGSPAPSGVSCSFLLLVLTEQLQQLQVALLASILDMEEYQKGRSSSSSSSSPLDWTDGLLLLHTCPPPLDQHLLSLLGHWSSGQQQQPLPARLIQYPAAPCRGRITVNKEDLACLDAGQFLNDVIIDFYLKFLLLEGGGGCVAERSHVFSSFFFKQLSRRRAPGEDDAPSLPDRHMRHRRVKTWTRHMDIFRKDYLSHWFLVVVCFPGLEDVQYQECHSSTGSSERTTGKGGLRPPPPECTDLGRHRDTVMKRPCILVMDSLKLTDHEDVCRLIRGYLQVEWDVRMKTRRLFSRDSMRSSSCRVPQQDNSSDCGVYLLQYVHSFLQNPVVHFDLPLRLDGWFPRQQVRQKREEIRNVILRLHRNKSQ